The following coding sequences lie in one Phacochoerus africanus isolate WHEZ1 chromosome 12, ROS_Pafr_v1, whole genome shotgun sequence genomic window:
- the FZD8 gene encoding frizzled-8, whose protein sequence is MEWGYLLEVTSLVAALALLQRSSGAAAASAKELACQEITVPLCKGIGYNYTYMPNQFNHDTQDEAGLEVHQFWPLVEIQCSPDLKFFLCSMYTPICLEDYKKPLPPCRSVCERAKAGCAPLMRQYGFAWPDRMRCDRLPEQGNPDTLCMDYNRTDLTTAAPSPPRRPPPPPPGEQPPSGSGHGRPPGARPPSRGRGGGGDAAAPPARGGGGGGSGGGGKARPPGGGAAPCEPGCQCRAPMVSVSSERHPLYNRVKTGQIANCALPCHNPFFSQDERAFTVFWIGLWSVLCFVSTFATVSTFLIDMERFKYPERPIIFLSACYLFVSVGYLVRLVAGHEKVACSGGAGAAGGAGGAGSAAAGAGAAGAGAGGPGGRGEYEELGAVEQHVRYETTGPALCTVVFLLVYFFGMASSIWWVILSLTWFLAAGMKWGNEAIAGYSQYFHLAAWLVPSVKSIAVLALSSVDGDPVAGICYVGNQSLDNLRGFVLAPLVIYLFIGTMFLLAGFVSLFRIRSVIKQQGGPTKTHKLEKLMIRLGLFTVLYTVPAAVVVACLFYEQHNRPRWEATHNCPCLRDLQPDQARRPDYAVFMLKYFMCLVVGITSGVWVWSGKTLESWRALCTRCCWASKGAGATGAGPGGGGPGGGGPGAGGGGGPGGGAGSLYSDVSTGLTWRSGTASSVSYPKQMPLSQV, encoded by the coding sequence ATGGAGTGGGGTTACCTGTTGGAAGTGACCTCGTTGGTGGCCgccctggcgttgctgcagcgcTCGAGCGGCGCGGCGGCCGCCTCGGCCAAGGAGCTGGCGTGCCAGGAGATCACCGTGCCGCTGTGCAAGGGCATCGGCTACAACTACACCTACATGCCCAACCAGTTCAACCACGACACGCAGGACGAGGCGGGCCTGGAGGTGCACCAATTCTGGCCGCTGGTGGAGATCCAGTGCTCGCCCGACCTCAAGTTCTTCCTGTGCAGCATGTACACACCCATCTGTCTGGAGGACTACAAGaagcccctgcctccctgccGCTCGGTGTGCGAGCGCGCCAAGGCCGGCTGCGCGCCCCTCATGCGCCAGTACGGCTTCGCCTGGCCTGACCGCATGCGCTGCGACCGACTGCCCGAGCAGGGCAACCCCGACACGCTGTGCATGGACTACAACCGCACCGACCTCACCACGGCCGCGCCCAGCCCGccgcgccgcccgccgccgccgccgcccggagAGCAGCCGCCCTCCGGCAGCGGCCACGGCCGCCCGCCGGGGGCCCGGCCCCCGTCCCGCGGCAGGGGCGGCGGCGGGGACGCGGCTGCGCCCCCcgcgcgcggcggcggcggcggcggcagtggTGGCGGCGGGAAGGCGCGGCCCCCTGGCGGCGGCGCGGCGCCCTGCGAGCCGGGCTGCCAATGCCGCGCTCCCATGGTGAGCGTGTCCAGCGAGCGGCACCCTCTCTACAACCGCGTCAAGACCGGCCAGATCGCCAACTGCGCGCTGCCCTGCCACAACCCGTTCTTCAGCCAGGACGAGCGCGCCTTCACCGTCTTCTGGATCGGCCTGTGGTCGGTGCTCTGCTTCGTGTCCACTTTCGCCACCGTCTCCACCTTCCTCATAGACATGGAGCGCTTCAAGTACCCGGAGCGGCCCATCATCTTCCTCTCGGCCTGCTACCTCTTCGTGTCCGTCGGCTACCTGGTGCGCCTGGTGGCGGGCCACGAGAAGGTGGCGTGCAGCGGCGGTGCGGGGGCTGCGGGCGGCGCGGGCGGCGCGGGCAGCGCGGCGGCGGGAGCCGGCGCGGCGGGAGCGGGCGCGGGCGGCCCGGGAGGGCGCGGCGAGTACGAGGAGCTGGGCGCCGTGGAGCAGCACGTGCGCTATGAGACCACGGGCCCGGCGCTGTGCACCGTGGTCTTCCTGCTCGTCTACTTCTTCGGCATGGCCAGCTCCATCTGGTGGGTGATCCTGTCGCTCACGTGGTTCCTGGCGGCGGGCATGAAGTGGGGCAACGAGGCCATCGCCGGCTACTCGCAGTACTTCCACCTGGCCGCCTGGCTCGTGCCCAGCGTCAAGTCTATCGCCGTGCTGGCGCTCAGCTCGGTGGACGGCGATCCGGTGGCGGGCATCTGCTACGTGGGCAACCAGAGCCTGGACAACCTGCGCGGCTTCGTGCTGGCGCCGCTGGTCATCTACCTCTTCATCGGCACCATGTTCCTGCTGGCCGGCTTCGTGTCGCTCTTCCGCATCCGCTCGGTCATCAAGCAGCAGGGAGGCCCCACCAAGACGCACAAACTGGAGAAGCTCATGATCCGCCTGGGCCTCTTCACTGTGCTCTACACCGTGCCCGCCGCTGTCGTGGTCGCCTGTCTCTTCTACGAACAGCACAACCGCCCGCGCTGGGAGGCCACGCACAACTGCCCGTGCCTGCGGGACCTGCAGCCGGACCAGGCGCGCCGGCCCGACTACGCCGTCTTCATGCTCAAGTACTTCATGTGCCTGGTGGTGGGCATCACCTCGGGCGTGTGGGTCTGGTCCGGCAAGACGCTCGAGTCGTGGCGCGCGCTGTGCACCCGCTGCTGCTGGGCCAGCAAGGGCGCGGGCGCGACGGGCGCGGGCCCGGGGGGCGGCGGCCCGGGGGGCGGTGGCCCGGgggctggcgggggcggggggccgggcGGCGGGGCGGGCTCCCTCTACAGCGACGTCAGCACCGGCCTGACGTGGCGATCTGGCACGGCTAGCTCCGTGTCTTATCCAAAGCAGATGCCATTGTCCCAGGTctga